The DNA window TCCGGACCTCATCCACCTGAACGGCTACGTGCACGCGGCGCTGCCATGGCGCGCCCCCGTCGTGGTGACGGCGCACTCGTGCGTCCTCTCCTGGTGCCGTGCCGTCCACGGCGACGTGGCGCTACCGGCCTGGGACCGGTACGCCGACGAGGTCCGCCGCGGCGTCCAGGCGGCGCGGATCCTCGCGGCGCCGACGCGCGCCATGCTCGACGAGATCGCGATCCACTATGGCGAGCCCGCGGAGGGCCGCGTGATCCCGAACGGGAGGACCCCGCACGGGTTCACGAGCGGAACGAAGGGGCGCCGGATCCTGACCGTCGGACGCGTCTGGGACGAGGCCAAGAACATCCTGGCGCTCGACCGGGTGGCGTCGGACCTCGACTGGCCCGTCCTGGTGGCGGGATCCCGCCGTCATCCGGACGGGGGCACGGTCGCCCTGCGCGCCGCGAAGAGCCGGGGTGTTCTCGGTCCCGAGGAGCTCGCGAGCGCGTACGCGTCCGCGTCCATCTTCGCGCTTCCCGCGCTCTACGAGCCCTTCGGCTACGCGCCGCTCGAGGCGGCGCTCTCGGGATGCGCGCTCGTGCTCGGCGACATCCCGAGCCTGCGCGAGGTGTGGGGCGACGCGGCGTGCTTCGTTCCTCCGCGGGACGAACGGGCGCTCCTCCACGCGCTTCGCCGGCTCATCGCGGAGCCGCGTGTTCGCAAGGAGTACGCGAGGCGAGCGCGCGCACGCGCCATGGAGTACACCCCCGAGCGGATGACGATCGG is part of the Candidatus Eisenbacteria bacterium genome and encodes:
- a CDS encoding glycosyltransferase family 4 protein, with amino-acid sequence MSLRVLVTTDTVGGVWTFAMELASTLSRAGFDIELATMGGPVSGSQRAQAERIPRLRLHESLYRLEWMEESWLSVTEAGEWLLDLERRLAPDLIHLNGYVHAALPWRAPVVVTAHSCVLSWCRAVHGDVALPAWDRYADEVRRGVQAARILAAPTRAMLDEIAIHYGEPAEGRVIPNGRTPHGFTSGTKGRRILTVGRVWDEAKNILALDRVASDLDWPVLVAGSRRHPDGGTVALRAAKSRGVLGPEELASAYASASIFALPALYEPFGYAPLEAALSGCALVLGDIPSLREVWGDAACFVPPRDERALLHALRRLIAEPRVRKEYARRARARAMEYTPERMTIGYMEAYRDALEDPLELLGVRA